In Rhipicephalus microplus isolate Deutch F79 chromosome 7, USDA_Rmic, whole genome shotgun sequence, one genomic interval encodes:
- the LOC142767501 gene encoding uncharacterized protein LOC142767501, whose amino-acid sequence MSGGAQRDAASVAAGVAAGGDAARSWRALHADLRPTGSSADTCAADLKKPSSWEPKPPPLPDADYKVILRIRGGLDCTKLHPCVLRQLVLKAVGLPISSPDQIRVNPTSHTVLVSTSSMDRADLYHNIRTLKFNGVPYEVVTHVADPVDSCRGRFHLPLDYADEEILPTLQRCNPAMTIGAARRLSTTETILVVFRGTHVPFYINYEGCTLRCRPFRLKVEACTRCRKIGHRQDVCPSTPDAICHKCGLKDSSMDHECEPVCVVCGGAHITGSPLCKQRYKTKTPKYQTPKPSEVPSSRTPSLNRSQERGPQRGRSKSKRRGPNSTPKELDFPTQSTNPHSTSHLPNPLKVSWAQAASSNCSLSQNISLEKVLAENASLKAEIQKLKLELQSRMPLSNLSQHSEPRSFIPAQSPPAVEPTIPLPPTDMDTTMPRDTSQLPPSNKRKTPATPREEESLSDTVLTLNDRINALENKTQKKFAVIESKISHIESRFTAQETGQAAINDKLDKFLDFVQTQMQQTTAWIAAVTANNPNIAVPAFSPTPPPDNGCKP is encoded by the coding sequence ATGAGTGGAGGCGCCCAGCGCGACGCGGCCAGCGTCGCAGCGGGCGTCGCTGCTGGAGGCGACGCCgctcgctcatggcgtgctctacATGCTGACCTTCGTCCCACTGGTTCATCGGCTGACACCTGCGCAGCGGATCTGAAGAAACCATCTTCATGGGAGCCTAAACCTCCACCACTGCCCGATGCGGACTACAAGGTGATTCTTCGGATACGCGGGGGTCTCGACTGTACCAAGTTGCACCCCTGTGTCTTACGACAACTCGTTCTCAAAGCAGTTGGACTTCCCATCAGCAGCCCTGATCAAATCAGGGTCAATCCCACCAGTCACACAGTGCTCGTGAGTACGTCAAGCATGGACCGAGCAGATTTATACCACAACATCCGGACCTTAAAGTTCAACGGAGTCCCCTACGAAGTCGTCACCCACGTTGCCGACCCTGTAGATTCTTGTCGTGGAAGGTTTCATCTCCCTCTGGATTACGCTGACGAGGAAATCCTTCCAACCCTCCAAAGATGTAATCCAGCCATGACCATTGGGGCCGCTCGCCGACTGAGCACCACCGAAACCATCTTGGTTGTTTTCCGTGGCACGCACGTCCCTTTTTACATCAACTACGAAGGCTGCACGCTTCGCTGCCGCCCATTCCGACTGAAGGTGGAAGCCTGCACCCGTTGCCGAAAAATTGGACATCGCCAGGATGTCTGCCCCTCTACTCCCGATGCAATCTGTCACAAGTGCGGACTGAAGGATTCCTCAATGGACCATGAATGTGAACCCGTCTGTGTCGTGTGTGGTGGAGCTCACATCACCGGTTCCCCATTGTGCAAACAGCGTTACAAGACTAAGACACCTAAATACCAGACACCTAAGCCCTCAGAAGTTCCATCATCCCGGACACCGAGCCTTAATCGCTCGCAAGAGCGTGGCCCACAGCGGGGTCGCAGCAAGAGCAAGAGGCGGGGCCCAAACTCGACTCCCAAAGAACTTGACTTCCCGACCCAGTCAACGAACCCCCATTCCACCAGTCATCTGCCAAACCCATTAAAGGTAAGCTGGGCACAGGCAGCTTCCTCTAACTGCTCCTTATCTCAAAACATTAGCCTAGAAAAAGTTCTAGCTGAAAACGCTAGCCTCAAGGCAGAAATTCAAAAGTTAAAGCTCGAGCTACAATCCCGAATGCCCCTTAGCAATCTTTCGCAGCATTCCGAACCACGATCTTTCATTCCTGCTCAATCGCCCCCTGCTGTTGAACCCACGATACCTCTTCCTCCTACTGACATGGACACTACAATGCCTCGAGACACCTCCCAGCTGCCACCCTCAAATAAGCGCAAAACCCCTGCCACACCACGCGAAGAAGAATCTCTCAGCGACACAGTTCTAACTCTTAACGATAGGATAAACGCCCTCGAAAATAAAACACAGAAGAAATTCGCCGTCATTGAAAGTAAGATTTCTCACATAGAGAGCAGATTCACAGCTCAGGAGACGGGCCAAGCTGCCATAAATGACAAACTTGACAAGTTTCTAGATTTTGTACAAACTCAAATGCAGCAGACCACTGCATGGATTGCGGCCGTCACGGCCAATAATCCAAATATAGCCGTACCCGCCTTCTCTCCTACACCCCCTCCCGACAATGGCTGCAAACCCTAA